Part of the Aquimarina sp. TRL1 genome, AAGACCATTTAGTTTTTTAGAATAATCCCTTCCATTATTTCGGGATTATTTTTTTTGAATTCTTCAATTTCGTCATGCAATATTTTTTTTAATTCACGGCCTTTAATTATGATTTGATCTTCTAAGGAATAGTTTATTTTGTATGTCATAGTGTCAAATGAAGTGAGTGCTAAAAGTACTCCGTCGAAAGGGATGTCATCCGGCATAACCATTTCAGTTTCTAAGATTTTTTTCTGACTAGTGTATATTGGAAAAAAGGGGGTTCCGTTAGTATCTTTAAACATGTGTAAATGATGATGATAATCATTATTGCTTTTTCCTATAGAGCGCATCATATATATTTTTGAACCAAAAATATTCTTTATCTCATCCTCATTAACTTTTTTAAGGTTACTGCTTCCGCAATTAGATAAAAAGAGTACTGACACTATGAGGATAATATATTTTTTCATAATTATTAAGTTCAAGAAACGGGACGTTTCACTGTTTATTAAATGTCTGATTGGTTATATATCTTATTAGTTGTAGTTATTTCTTATTCATCTTCGTATTCCTCATACTCATTGTATACCTCCAGCCAGAATTCATTATTCAAGTCAAATTTCTCTTAGATTTTATCTTGGACATTTTTATCACTCAGTTCTATTTTTTTCAGGATTTCGAGTTGGTTGCCAAATTCTGAAATGGTTTTAGATACTTTTATCGGATGCCAACTTCCTGCTCCATGCCAGGCAAAATAAACTGGGAAATTTTCGTTTTTTTCGTTCATATCAATGAAAAAAGGATCATTTGAATATCCGGAACATATCACATACCAGCTTTCGCGAAAATCTCCCGCATTTTCTCCGGTTATTTTTTCTCCCGTATTTCCGTGAATTTTATACCCTATCTGAAAGTCATTTAAGGTATCTGGCTCAGGGTAGAAATGTGGTAAGCAAAAATTCTCCAGCGCAATTTTCTTTGCGATAAACTCTTTTATCTCATCAGGTATTTCCATTTTTCACGATTTCGTTCTTAGTTGTGGTCAGTTTCTTATTTCATCCATCCTTCTACGATGTAATTCCTTTCAGTTATTTTATAATCCTTTTCCCATTTGAAGATTTAAACTAAAATTCAATTCTAGCTCCATATTTATCACCCCAAGAACCTTCATAAACTGTAAATTCTCCAGGATATAATTTGAAATCAAGATTTTCTACTTTAACTCGTGACCTAACTTTCATTCTTTTTGCTAAAAAAGATGATCTTTAGAAGTCATTTCAAAAGTTTTTATATAAAAGTACCCTATTTCAGTTGGTCTGTAATTTGTGAAATAGCTATAAATACCGGGTTGAAATGATGAAGCCACAACCAAATTAAATTCTCCAAATTCTTTTTCAGTTGGTTGTGTTTCTATAGACTCATAAATTTCAATTTCTTAAGGAATTACTCTATTCATTCTATAATCATCTGGTGGTGAAAAGGTAAAAATAATTGATGCAAAAACAAATAGAAATCCTGAAATCAATATCTGAGGAATCAAGAAGTACCATTTCTTGATAAATATTTGAATGATTGCAGAAATTATATTACTTACAATATTGACAAAAAACAGTATTAAAGAAATACCAATTATTGAATCACTTTTAAAACTTCTCCAAGTAGAAATATGATAAATGGAATCAAATATGACACAACTGGAATCCACCAAACTTCAAAATATTCAAATATGATAGTTTTGACTTTCTCTAAAATCATTTTGATTCTATAATCTTTTTTAAAAATTGGCTATAACATTTTTGTATAAGATTAGTTAAGTTGTTTAAGCAATTAATTTAGCAGAACCACACAAATAGAAAATCCTTTTGGGTTTTCTATTTGTGTGGATTAGTAATTAATTTTATTTGGTATTGGTAACCGTTATTTTTGTCGTATTATATTTAATAATTTCAATCCATTAGATCAAAATCTTGTAAAATAAGGATATTCCCAAACTGGCAAGATATGAGGACTAACGAAAGACTTAAAAACTCTTTCTCTTGAATTTGAGCTAAAATAAAATGGATTAGAATTTATGAATACATTTTGAAGATAATCTTGGTATGAACTGAATGAAGAATAGTTTTCAGCGATTGCCTGAACTGGCGTAAAATCAGCGTTATTAAATACTTCATGAATATCTCCTTCAAACAAACCTGATGGTATTTTAGGTATTACAATTTTATCAACGGTACCGTCAAAAATAAACTCTAACATAATACTTGGATTGTCAATAGAAATATGGACACCAGCTTTTGTTTCGTTTTCTATCCGAATTCTACCAACTTCATAGTTAGGGATTCCTTGAAAGTTTAATTGATTTCCTGCTAATGAAAAATCTATAGATAAATTAGGAACATTTATTGATTGAGGAGGCAAACCAAGCCCTTCCATATAGTAATTATTGGCTTTTAAAGAATAAAAATAATCGCTAAAGATATCTGGGAAATTGTATTTGTACTCTAGAGAAGTTACATAGCGCATATCGGATTCATAGAGGTCATGACCACTGAAAACATTCATTAATTCGGTGTTTTCAAAACCATAGATACGTAAAAATTGACTATTAACGGGGGAATTAAAATGAATTGAATTGGTAATTACATTATTGTTACTAAAATCAGAAGGTTGTAATGCAGAAACATTTTCTAGATGATCAATAAAAGCCCATTTATAATCATTTGCTACTGATTGGTAATTATACGCTTTAATTAGTGTTTTTGAAGATCCTAAATTATTCGTATAAGAGGTTGTTATCGTACCACTTAAAGTATCATTGATATTGACCATTGAATATCCTTGTCCTGAAGCTCTTATATTTCCTGATAAATTAAGATTGCTTGTACTTAATTCTATAAATGCATGAGAATTTGTTAGCGGTCTAGGTTCTAAAGTAATCTCGTTTCCAATTCTATTTTTTGATAAATTATTGTAACAAAATACATTATAAATACTATTGTCAAATACTTCAAAAAAAGTTAACATGTATTCTGTGTCAGGGGTAATAGTAGTATTACAAAATTCTAAAGTTTCTGGTTGATTATTATATACTTTACTGTCAATGTAGTTTCCTTCAGCATCAGAGAGCATAATAAGCAGTTTTTCTTCGGAAGCTCTAGTAAACTTGTTGGGCAAATTAATTTTAATAAGAGGCTTTCCTATTAAGATATTAATTGAATCAGATGACAGATTTCCAACCTCGTCTTCCATTAAAAATTTTAGTTTAGTTTGCCCTTCTGGATATAAATCTGAATCTATTTCAAATGTATGGTTAGAATTTTCTTGAACTTCAGAAACAAGTATGTCATTAACTAAAAACTGTACATTTTTGACATTTGTGACGGCATCTTCGATTGTAGGATTTAGTGTTATTTTATTACAAATAACCTGATCAGGGATAATTCCCAGATTAGAAATGACTGGACCATTATTATCAATTCTAAATTTTACTGATTTATTTACTGAATTTTGATTTGGTTGAAAAACTTCTACATTAAATAGGTGTTCTCCATCAGAGTATTGCGACCCATTAAGATTGTATTCATATGGGGGTAGATATATGATTTTTTCTATATCACTATCTATCGAAATAATAATTGAATCTATTGTAGTCTCATTTGCAATTGTAATTGAAATGTTTTTCTGATGTAAAACATCAAGAGTATCAAAATTTAAAACAATGTTTGAAGACGCTAAAACAGGCTCATTAATTGGAGTGTCTTTACTACATGATACTACCAGAATTAATGCCAACAATAATTCAATAAAAGGATTTTTTCTCATTTCATCTTTTTTAATGATTGCTATAGGTTACTATATGTGGCATAGTAAAATAAAATGTTACCCTACTTTTTGATTTTTTTGCATAGTGATTGCAGACTTTAACTTTAGCAAGAATTACGTCTTATCAAAATATAAGAACTATTCGATTAATCAATTAGCGGTTATGATTGCAAATATGGAGTTATAACTAGTTAGATTATTTGATTTTAGGCAGTAAGAATTTTTCTAATCCAAGTTTTAAGATTAATTCACTTTTAGTTGATTTTAAAATTTTGAGCTCCTGTGGTCCGCCTTCTATACCAGAAATCGTTATCAAGTTAGAGTTTGAGTCAAAATTCTAAGTTCCGTTTATTTTTCACCCATCATAGAAGTATCGAATTTTTCGTCCGATTTAAAGTTAAGTTTTCATTTTCCAATTACTTCAGCCTATCAGGTGTGCTAAACCAGCTTTACCAACCTCTCTGTTAAGTATTTTTATAAAAACCCAGTTAGCAAACAATTACGTTGGGTTTTTGATCATTTAGGTTAATAGCTATACATATGAATGTTAATAATATTACTTTTCTATTTGTTTATTTAATTACTTATAACAGAGCCTGTTTATACCGTACCGTTGTATAGACGATATGGATGTTATGTATATTGTTAGCCGCCGTTTTTTATTTTTTCTAAAAATTCGGCATTGTAACGAAACATATTTTAGTTCGTCTTCCGTAAAAACTAAATTATGAATTATCCATTAATTAGACCTAAATTCTACTTCTCTTTATTCAAGGATATTGTTAGTTTTATAAAAACTCCTCATAATAAACCCGATCTTAAAAAATCGTCTAAGCAAAAAGTCTATGAAACCATTGGTCTTTTTATCCTGAAATTGGTATTTCTAATTCCTGTTATTTTGTTTTTTGCTTTTGTTTATGATCCTAAAAACATACAAAGTGTTAATATGGCTGATCGGTTTTCTCCACTTGCTCTTTTATTGGTTGGAGGATTCATCTTACCACTTATTGAAGAAATCGCTTTCAGGCTTTCTTTAATTTTTAAACCCCTTTATCTCTCTTTGTCATCCAGCGCATTGTTGTATTATTTTCTTACCAAAGCTATTTTTCATACCAAAATAAGTATGGTGGACGAAAGTTTTGCTTTGAGAATTTCTTTGGCTCTTTCCTTTGGGGGACTTCTTTTTTTTATTCTTAATATTAAAAAGGTAAACGAATATGTAGCTAATTTTTGGACTGCTAAGTTTCGAATCATTTATTATTGTTCTTGCCTTATCTTCGCCTGGGTACACCTGTCTAAGTATGAGCTTATTTGGGTGAATATCCTTTTGCTTCCTATCATTACTTTACCTCAATTATGCAGCGCCATTATTTATGGGTATACCAGAGTCTCATTTGGTTTAAGATATCCATTACTCTTACATATTACTATGAATACCATTGCGATAACCCTGTCTTTTTTATCCGCTTCAGATTTAATTTGATCTTTAGTTAGGGGAGCCTTATATTATTTTCTGAATAAACAGAACTGATTGATTTTTAAAGATAAAATATTTGTGGTTTTATTCAGGGGGGCTTACTATCAAAAAAGATAGTTGTGCAACGATTACTGTTGTTGTTTATCGTTTTTTTATTTCATATTCAAATTTCAGAACTCTCAAGTTCCATAAAGTTAAAGTTTGTATAGCAGTAATTCTATTATTTGCACTACTTACTACTAGCTTGTCTTTAAATGATTTAATGAACTTAGTCCATAGTTGTCCTTTTGAGTCTTTTAGTAAAAAGTAAAATCCGCTATCTCCAATTTTTTGTCCCCCTGAATCCAAAATGAGTTCCCCGTTTTTTCCAATTTTAGGCGTTAAAATAACGGTTGCATTTCCATGTGGCAAAGGAAAAATTGCTTTGATACATGTCTTTCCTGATGGAATAATACAGGTTTCATAAACCCCTGAATAAACTACTTGACCTGACGATTTAAATGCCCGAAACCAAATTGTTCTTTTAACTTCATTTGTTTTAGAATCGAGCAGTTGAATTATTTCACTTGTCAATCCTGAAGCATCCTCTATGTTTTGAATCGGAACATTTAGTTGTTCTATTCTTTTACTGAAAATTAACCTTACTAAAAAACCAAAAACCTTGAAGAAAGGATTCCATTTTGATTTTAAATGAAGATCATAATTAGAGGTGTTTTCATAGAAGTCAATTACATCTCGAGATAAAGCGTTTATTTCATTTGAAGATAGATTTAATTGGTCGATTGATTCAATTAACCCCTTGTTTGTTTTTTGGTTATCAATAACCAAATGTTCTTTTCTCGCTAATTGCTTGATGAATTTCTGACCAATACCATTTGTGTCTCCGAATGGTCCCAAAAGCCACTCATTATTTGTTTTATCAATTTTCTTCCCAAAAAGAATTACCCACTGTTGAGTACCCCAATCTTGTATGCTTTGTTTTTTTCGTGCTATTCCCATTTTTATTTCAATCCTTAAATGTTAGGAATAAAGCCTGATTGCCCTTTCCACTCACCAAACTCGGCTAACGGTTTAAATCTTAATGTAGTGAATTCAAAATGAAAATCCTTTCTTTCTCTTTCTTTCATTGCTGCGGAATGTCTTTTTGGTTTTTCAACCATACTATGACCATGAACCATATCGGTCATTTCTTTTTCAGATTTCCATATTGAAAAGGTCGATACTGTATTCGGAAACTTTACTGATGCCAATGAAAGGGTAGTTCCAGGGTGGTCTCTTACCAGTTTTTCTACAGGTCTTCCCCAATTGATAAATCTAGGTACAGCAAAAGGTTTCATTCTTGCAATTGTTACAGCAACTACAGGAGAGGTTGGACTTTCTAGCCTGTCTTTATAGTTGGGGATTTTGAATCCGCTGAATTTCCCCCATCTTCTGATAAAAGACAAACGCACATGCCAACCTTTAGCTAAAACTCTTCCAAAACTGTCTTGCTCTAAATAGTTTTCAAGTTTAATTTCATTTTCCCATTGCATAAAAACAGCTATCTGCCTTATTAAAACCCTAGAGGAAGAAAAGATTGGAGACCCTAATGTCATTGCAGTCATGTATTCAGAGTGAATCAGTCCCTTCGTCTTTTGGGAAATTGGATTCGAGAATATTCTTTTTACTGCAACAAAAAGGGGGAGTTCTACTAAATGATAAGAAAATATGCTCACTGCTATATTGATTGAATTTATAGTTCTATACGGTTCTTCTAATTAACGCCCTTGTATATGAAACGTAGCGTTTAGAAAAACATTAATTTTCCGAATTATAAATTACCCTAAATTTATAAAATTCATTTTGGCTAAGTAATCAATTCGCTATTTTTTATATACATCGTGGCTGTTGCACGACTCCAAATATATTTAGAGTCATCCTTATATTATTTTCTGAATAAACATAACTAATTGATTCTTATAGATAAAGTATTAGTGGTTTTATTCAGGGTTTTTGCTTACTATCAAAAAAAATAGTTGTGCAACAGTTACTATTGTTGTAGCCAGTTTTTTATGTATGTTGAATTATAAAGCACATAATTTTGCTGTCAGGTTCAAAGAAAATATACAAGTCTCCATCTCCCCAAAAATTCATATTTTCAAAATATTGCTTATACCATTCATCTTCTGGCTTTACGTTTGTTCGCTTTGTCTTTATATTATCAACCCCATTATAGGTTAATTGACAAAGTAGTTTCATTGTTTTATTTGATTTTGGACAGGCAGGAATGTCAGGGTTTTGAATCCAGCTTGGAACTCCTGTATGTCCAATGCCAACAAAGTCAGTTTCTTTTTCCGTTTTTAAATACACTTTTTCATAAACTATTTCCGAATCTGATTTTAAATCGTCATATGAATTGTCCGTTTGCTTTAATTCCTCAATGTCCAATACTTTAGGATTCAATGGGTCAGAGTAGTCTATAAATAACTTGTCAAAATTCAAGTAGACTGGTGCAGCAATGTGCAAATCAAATGGAAGCCAATTGAAAGCTTCATCTGTTTTTGAAAATTTCCCTAAGTATTGAAATGGTGCTGTAAACTCAAATGTAGGAATGTTGAATTCTTCTGGGGTTTCTCCACCTAAGTAGCTTTCAGATGATGATACTTGATTGAGGCTATAAATCTGATTAGGGACTAATTTCTGGAATTCAAAACCTATTTCGTTTTCGTTTAGTTTTCTTTCGGTTTTGTGTCCTTCATCACTATTGTAGGCTTTTATCAATTCCCCATCCTTAAAAACGAGTTCAATTGAACTCCAAATAGTACTAGCAGTTTCTTTATCTACAACTTGTGTTTCGAGAAATTTTTGACATTGTTCATCTCCATTGAATTCAGCTTCCCAGCCAGCCAGATAAATATGTTCTTCTTTTTGTCCAAAACAAGAGGTAAATAATCCCATAAAAGTCAATAGTGTAATTCTGGTTAGTATTTTCATTTCTCAAATTGGCTACACACGTTTTGTGTATGAGTAGTAGCGTTTAAAAAGCCATAAACTTTCAAGTTTGCGCAGAGCCAAAACGTTGTATTTTGTTTTTATCTTCTCTATTTTAGAAGCCAAATTAAAAATTTGGCAGACTTTATAAATATACAGAAACCTTTCGGTTAAGCACTTATTAGTTGTGTTTTATACACCGTGTTGTGCGACGTATTTATATTTTCTGGTTCAATTTCTTAAAACAATATTGATAATCAAATATTTTATCCAAATCGCAAATCAGTTCTTTGGCTTGTTTTTTCTCAATAACAGGAACAAAACAACTCATAATTCCGAAATCTTTTGTTTTAAAAAATAATTCCAAATATAATTCCGTTTCAGTTGGTTTGAATATTTGGTCAGAACTTAAATCAGAATATTCATTTTCGATTTCCACATACAATTTGTCCAATAAATTATGGTTT contains:
- a CDS encoding SMI1/KNR4 family protein, producing MEIPDEIKEFIAKKIALENFCLPHFYPEPDTLNDFQIGYKIHGNTGEKITGENAGDFRESWYVICSGYSNDPFFIDMNEKNENFPVYFAWHGAGSWHPIKVSKTISEFGNQLEILKKIELSDKNVQDKI